From one Blastocatellia bacterium genomic stretch:
- a CDS encoding DUF3108 domain-containing protein gives MKRTLFRSFVLVGLCAALATAQAQPRQSAPAVLPKINQPLPFKAGETLRYEVTFSKLIFGGTVGDVKLSVAGGESAAKMPRLTIKAELASKGFFPKLFGIKVRDTYSATVSAQDLGLQESVRSLAEGDNRREQKAVIDRDTGRVTFTERNLADKQAEPKTKQAPSPAWIQDILSAMYFVRTQPLNEGNVIEIPISDAGELYHIEVIAEKPEEVKVNAGKFKTIRLNAKIFDGRFIRRSGEMLLWVSDDARRIPVRARLKFSGATVTVDLKRIQ, from the coding sequence ATGAAGAGAACGCTTTTTCGATCTTTCGTGCTTGTCGGGTTATGCGCGGCGCTCGCCACGGCGCAGGCGCAGCCGCGCCAGTCCGCGCCCGCCGTATTGCCGAAGATCAATCAACCGCTGCCGTTCAAGGCCGGCGAAACGCTGCGTTATGAAGTCACCTTCTCGAAGCTGATCTTTGGCGGCACGGTCGGCGACGTGAAGCTCTCGGTCGCAGGCGGCGAGTCGGCGGCAAAGATGCCAAGGCTGACAATCAAGGCGGAGCTGGCGTCAAAAGGGTTCTTCCCGAAGCTCTTTGGCATCAAGGTGCGCGACACTTATAGCGCCACGGTCAGCGCCCAGGACCTGGGATTGCAAGAGTCTGTTCGGTCGCTTGCCGAAGGCGATAACCGCCGCGAGCAGAAAGCGGTCATTGATCGCGACACAGGGCGCGTCACCTTCACCGAGCGCAACCTTGCGGACAAGCAGGCCGAGCCGAAGACCAAACAAGCGCCGTCGCCCGCCTGGATTCAAGATATCTTGTCGGCCATGTACTTCGTGCGCACGCAGCCGCTCAACGAAGGCAATGTGATCGAGATTCCCATCAGCGATGCCGGCGAGCTTTATCACATCGAAGTGATCGCTGAGAAACCTGAAGAAGTGAAGGTGAATGCCGGCAAGTTCAAAACGATTCGCTTGAACGCAAAAATCTTCGACGGCCGTTTCATTCGACGCAGCGGCGAGATGTTGCTATGGGTGAGCGATGACGCACGGCGCATCCCCGTGCGCGCCCGGCTGAAGTTTTCAGGCGCTACCGTGACGGTTGATCTGAAGCGTATTCAATAG